A single window of Malus sylvestris chromosome 5, drMalSylv7.2, whole genome shotgun sequence DNA harbors:
- the LOC126622930 gene encoding uncharacterized protein LOC126622930, whose protein sequence is MAESDSAEEVPAFPPPPVEQGMRYTVDVDIPIENDVLSVQFLHHLRQVLEQQFGENLAINLTNKQRILHAPPGLPNNGLPPAPPNNGPPPPHNPGQDPHNNNINESNYNSKEESARLKQQERATLKRKKRKQREAYSKHRAWKQALSLRTWQSNYMHLLYFIAMSCILVKKVAMMSHSHFLAAAEHWETMEGVSGLQ, encoded by the exons ATGGCAGAATCAGATTCAGCAGAAGAAGTTCCGGCATTCCCTCCACCGCCAGTGGAGCAGGGAATGCGATATACCGTTGATGTGGATATCCCGATTGAAAATGATGTATTGTCCGTACAATTTCTTCACCATCTGCGTCAAGTGCTTGAACAACAATTTGGAGAAAATCTAGCAATAAATTTGACAAACAAGCAACGAATTCTTCATGCGCCCCCGGGGCTTCCCAATAATGGCCTCCCCCCGGCGCCTCCCAATAATGGGCCCCCCCCACCCCACAATCCAGGGCAAGATCCCCATAACAACAACATCAATGAAAGCAATTACAACAGCAAGGAGGAAAGTGCTAGACTGAAGCAGCAAGAAAGGGCTACactgaagaggaagaagaggaagcagCGTGAAG CCTACTCCAAACACCGAGCGTGGAAACAGGCCCTTTCTTTGAGAACATGGCAGTCAAATTACATGCACTTGTTGTATTTTATAGCTATGAGTTGCATTCTGGTAAAGAAAGTTGCAATGATGTCTCATAGCCACTTTCTTGCTGCAGCTGAGCATTGGGAAACAATGGAAGGGGTTTCTGGACTACAATGA